One Brachyhypopomus gauderio isolate BG-103 unplaced genomic scaffold, BGAUD_0.2 sc244, whole genome shotgun sequence DNA window includes the following coding sequences:
- the LOC143504245 gene encoding protein kinase C delta type-like isoform X1, protein MKWEDITRCCLWCWCIGTQDLDDTDTEEIYGGTEPIQETENTHGLIAPLNNSILDEACEELLLVLLDETEDSYNPSLVAPLNNSVLDEAWEKLRHVLLDEIEVSLNVSVLDDAWKELLQVLLDETEVSLNTSVLDDAWKELLQVLLDETEVSLNTSSLDDAWKELLQVLLDETKVSLNTSALDDAWKELLHVLLDETEDSYNPSLDASPCGRLCEGSSPRSLSRISHQTHITVEHFTFHSVLGQGSYGKVFLAELKGSKDLFAVKALRKDVMNNNVEFTMVEKRVLALAWDCPFLTHLYSTFQTEEHLFFVMEYLTGGDLMFHIRETGSFDLYTATFYAAEIVCGLQFLHGKGIIHRDLKLDNVMLDGEGHIKIADFGMCKENVFGDNLGKTFCGTPYYMAPEIILGERYSFSVDWWSFGVLLYGMLIGKPPFDGEEIDDIFDSIIMDIPDFPDWITLDTRDMLERLFERDPSYRLGVVPNIRGHSFFEIVDWSALERREIQPPYVPVKSSNDGGNCEQELLNDRLSMCEKGLIGLTDQSAFAGFSFVNQHMEHLLQGCK, encoded by the exons ATGAAGTGGGAAGATATTACAAGGTGTTGTCTCTGGTGCTGGTGCATCGGCACCCAAGATTTGgatgacacagacacagaggagaTATACGGAGGAACAGAACCAATACAGGAGACCGAAAACACCCATGGCCtga tagCACCTTTGAATAACAGTATTCTGGATGAGGCCTGTGAGGAGCTGCTCCTCGTTCTACTGGACGAGACTGAGGACTCCTAtaacccatctctag TAGCACCGTTGAATAACAGTGTTCTGGATGAGGCCTGGGAGAAGCTGCGCCACGTTCTCCTGGACGAGATTGAGGTCTCTTTGAACGTAAGTGTTCTGGACGATGCCTGGAAGGAGCTGCTCCAGGTTCTCCTGGACGAGACTGAGGTCTCGTTGAACACAAGTGTTCTGGACGATGCCTGGAAGGAGCTGCTCCAGGTTCTCCTGGACGAGACTGAGGTCTCGTTGAACACAAGTTCTCTGGACGATGCCTGGAAGGAGCTGCTCCAGGTTCTCCTGGACGAGACTAAGGTCTCGTTGAACACAAGTGCTCTGGACGATGCCTGGAAGGAGTTGCTCCACGTTCTCCTGGATGAGACTGAGGACTCCTAcaacccatctctag ATGCGTCTCCATGTGGTCGTCTTTGTGAGGGTTCGAGTCCTCGCTCCCTGTCCAGGATCAGCCACCAGACACACATCACTGTGGAGCACTTCACCTTTCACAGTGTACTGGGCCAGGGAAGCTATGGCAAG GTTTTTCTGGCTGAACTAAAGGGCAGCAAGGATTTGTTTGCTGTGAAAGCCTTGAGGAAGGACGTGATGAATAATAACGTAGAGTTCACCATGGTGGAGAAGCGGGTGCTAGCTCTGGCATGGGACTGTCCCTTCCTCACCCACCTTTACTCCACCTTTCAGACCGAG GAGCACTTGTTCTTTGTCATGGAGTACCTGACCGGAGGTGACCTGATGTTCCACATACGGGAAACAGGAAGCTTTGACCTCTACACAGCCAC ATTCTATGCAGCTGAAATTGTGTGCGGACTCCAGTTCCTTCATGGAAAGGGCATCatccacag GGATCTCAAGTTGGACAATGTGATGCTGGATGGAGAAGGTCACATAAAAATTGCGGATTTTGGCATGTGCAAAGAGAATGTTTTTGGAGACAATCTTGGCAAAACAttctgtgggacaccatactacatggcccctgag atcattCTGGGTGAGCGGTATTCATTCTCTGTGGATTGGTGGTCATTTGGTGTGCTCCTATATGGGATGCTGATTGGTAAGCCTCCATTCGATGGTGAAGAGATAGATGATATTTTTGATTCCATCATTATGGACATACCTGACTTCCCTGACTGGATCACTCTGGATACCAGAGACATGCTAGAACGA CTGTTTGAGCGAGACCCTTCTTATAGACTGGGTGTTGTGCCTAATATCCGAGGTCACTCATTCTTTGAGATCGTCGACTGGTCTgctctggagaggagagagatccaACCCCCTTACGTGCCAGTG AAATCATCCAATGACGGTGGCAACTGCGAGCAGGAGTTATTAAACGACCGCCTGTCCATGTGTGAGAAAGGCTTGATTGGCTTAACGGACCAGAgtgcgtttgctggcttttcttTCGTCAACCAGCACATGGAGCATCTCCTGCAGGggtgtaaataa
- the LOC143504245 gene encoding protein kinase C delta type-like isoform X2, which produces MKWEDITRCCLWCWCIGTQDLDDTDTEEIYGGTEPIQETENTHGLTPLNNSILDEACEELLLVLLDETEDSYNPSLVAPLNNSVLDEAWEKLRHVLLDEIEVSLNVSVLDDAWKELLQVLLDETEVSLNTSVLDDAWKELLQVLLDETEVSLNTSSLDDAWKELLQVLLDETKVSLNTSALDDAWKELLHVLLDETEDSYNPSLDASPCGRLCEGSSPRSLSRISHQTHITVEHFTFHSVLGQGSYGKVFLAELKGSKDLFAVKALRKDVMNNNVEFTMVEKRVLALAWDCPFLTHLYSTFQTEEHLFFVMEYLTGGDLMFHIRETGSFDLYTATFYAAEIVCGLQFLHGKGIIHRDLKLDNVMLDGEGHIKIADFGMCKENVFGDNLGKTFCGTPYYMAPEIILGERYSFSVDWWSFGVLLYGMLIGKPPFDGEEIDDIFDSIIMDIPDFPDWITLDTRDMLERLFERDPSYRLGVVPNIRGHSFFEIVDWSALERREIQPPYVPVKSSNDGGNCEQELLNDRLSMCEKGLIGLTDQSAFAGFSFVNQHMEHLLQGCK; this is translated from the exons ATGAAGTGGGAAGATATTACAAGGTGTTGTCTCTGGTGCTGGTGCATCGGCACCCAAGATTTGgatgacacagacacagaggagaTATACGGAGGAACAGAACCAATACAGGAGACCGAAAACACCCATGGCCtga CACCTTTGAATAACAGTATTCTGGATGAGGCCTGTGAGGAGCTGCTCCTCGTTCTACTGGACGAGACTGAGGACTCCTAtaacccatctctag TAGCACCGTTGAATAACAGTGTTCTGGATGAGGCCTGGGAGAAGCTGCGCCACGTTCTCCTGGACGAGATTGAGGTCTCTTTGAACGTAAGTGTTCTGGACGATGCCTGGAAGGAGCTGCTCCAGGTTCTCCTGGACGAGACTGAGGTCTCGTTGAACACAAGTGTTCTGGACGATGCCTGGAAGGAGCTGCTCCAGGTTCTCCTGGACGAGACTGAGGTCTCGTTGAACACAAGTTCTCTGGACGATGCCTGGAAGGAGCTGCTCCAGGTTCTCCTGGACGAGACTAAGGTCTCGTTGAACACAAGTGCTCTGGACGATGCCTGGAAGGAGTTGCTCCACGTTCTCCTGGATGAGACTGAGGACTCCTAcaacccatctctag ATGCGTCTCCATGTGGTCGTCTTTGTGAGGGTTCGAGTCCTCGCTCCCTGTCCAGGATCAGCCACCAGACACACATCACTGTGGAGCACTTCACCTTTCACAGTGTACTGGGCCAGGGAAGCTATGGCAAG GTTTTTCTGGCTGAACTAAAGGGCAGCAAGGATTTGTTTGCTGTGAAAGCCTTGAGGAAGGACGTGATGAATAATAACGTAGAGTTCACCATGGTGGAGAAGCGGGTGCTAGCTCTGGCATGGGACTGTCCCTTCCTCACCCACCTTTACTCCACCTTTCAGACCGAG GAGCACTTGTTCTTTGTCATGGAGTACCTGACCGGAGGTGACCTGATGTTCCACATACGGGAAACAGGAAGCTTTGACCTCTACACAGCCAC ATTCTATGCAGCTGAAATTGTGTGCGGACTCCAGTTCCTTCATGGAAAGGGCATCatccacag GGATCTCAAGTTGGACAATGTGATGCTGGATGGAGAAGGTCACATAAAAATTGCGGATTTTGGCATGTGCAAAGAGAATGTTTTTGGAGACAATCTTGGCAAAACAttctgtgggacaccatactacatggcccctgag atcattCTGGGTGAGCGGTATTCATTCTCTGTGGATTGGTGGTCATTTGGTGTGCTCCTATATGGGATGCTGATTGGTAAGCCTCCATTCGATGGTGAAGAGATAGATGATATTTTTGATTCCATCATTATGGACATACCTGACTTCCCTGACTGGATCACTCTGGATACCAGAGACATGCTAGAACGA CTGTTTGAGCGAGACCCTTCTTATAGACTGGGTGTTGTGCCTAATATCCGAGGTCACTCATTCTTTGAGATCGTCGACTGGTCTgctctggagaggagagagatccaACCCCCTTACGTGCCAGTG AAATCATCCAATGACGGTGGCAACTGCGAGCAGGAGTTATTAAACGACCGCCTGTCCATGTGTGAGAAAGGCTTGATTGGCTTAACGGACCAGAgtgcgtttgctggcttttcttTCGTCAACCAGCACATGGAGCATCTCCTGCAGGggtgtaaataa